Proteins encoded within one genomic window of Rhododendron vialii isolate Sample 1 chromosome 1a, ASM3025357v1:
- the LOC131317812 gene encoding uncharacterized protein LOC131317812 isoform X3 produces the protein MVGTRYLPPLFSVAPMMEWTDTHYRTLARLITKHAWLYTEMLAAETIVYQKDNLDRFLAYSPEEHPVVLQIGGNNLENLAKATELANAYGYDEINFNCGCPSPKVAGHGCFGVRLMLDPKFVAEAMSVIAANSDVPVSVKCRIGVDNHDSYNELCDFIYKVSSQSPTRHFIIHSRKALLNGISPADNRRIPPLKYEYYYALLRDFPDLRFTINGGINGINEVNAALKAGAHGVMVGRAAYNNTWNTLGHVDSAVYGAPQSNVTRRQVLEKYQVYADSVVRKYGDRPSVREVVKPLLSLFHSAPGNGLWKRKADAALLHCTTVKSFCEESLVVIPDFVLDSTVGAAPSGCVDTFAKLSNSLPPPYAAIQHEALRA, from the exons ATGGTTGGCACGCGGTATCTTCCCCCTCTGTTCAG TGTTGCACCGATGATGGAATGGACAGATACTCATTATAGGACTCTTGCCCGACTCATTACGAAACATGCATGGCTGTATACCGAAATGCTTGCTGCAGAAACAATTGTTTATCAGAAGGATAATTTG GACAGGTTTTTAGCGTATTCTCCGGAAGAACATCCTGTCGTGCTTCAAATTGGGGGAAATAATTTGGAAAATCTAGCAAAAGCAACTGAACTAGCAAATGCTTACGGCTATGATGAGATTAATTTTAA CTGTGGATGTCCTAGCCCGAAGGTAGCTGGACATGGATGTTTTGGTGTGCGTCTAATGCTTGATCCGAAG tttgTTGCTGAGGCTATGTCAGTGATTGCTGCCAACTCAGATGTTCCAGTCAGCGTTAAGTGCCGCATTGGTGTTGACAACCATGATTCATATAATGAGCTCT gTGATTTTATATATAAGGTTTCTTCGCAATCTCCAACTAGGCATTTCATTATACATTCACGAAAGGCATTGCTCAATGGCATTAGCCCAGCCGATAACCGAAGAATCCCTCCCCTGAA ATATGAGTACTATTATGCCCTCTTGCGTGACTTTCCGGACTTGAGGTTTACTATTAATGGAGGCATAAATGGTATCAATGAG GTGAACGCTGCCCTAAAGGCAGGCGCACACGGGGTTATGGTTGGACGTGCAGCCTACAACAA CACTTGGAACACTTTGGGACACGTTGATAGTGCTGTTTATGGGGCACCTCAATCCAATGTTACACGTCGTCAG GTCCTTGAAAAGTACCAAGTATATGCGGATTCTGTGGTACGGAAGTATGGAGACAGACCCTCTGTTCGGGAAGTGGTTAAG CCTCTGCTTAGTCTCTTCCATTCAGCACCTGGAAATGGCTTGTGGAAACGAAAAGCTGATGCTGCTTTACTGCATTGCACG ACAGTGAAGTCCTTTTGTGAGGAATCTCTTGTGGTGATTCCCGATTTTGTTTTGGATTCAACTGTTGGTGCGGCACCCTCTGGTTGTGTAGATACTTTCGCGAAATTAAGTAATTCGCTACCTCCTCCATATGCCGCAATACAACATGAAGCCTTGCGTGCTTAG
- the LOC131317812 gene encoding uncharacterized protein LOC131317812 isoform X1, translated as MRPICVFYWQVRETQTSGFVLGECVLSEWAQSSKTCVVFPSMVNRAQSKKLAIGVRFPLFKICSSSTKGRKLSIYNQKHQLDRKPRMVGTRYLPPLFSVAPMMEWTDTHYRTLARLITKHAWLYTEMLAAETIVYQKDNLDRFLAYSPEEHPVVLQIGGNNLENLAKATELANAYGYDEINFNCGCPSPKVAGHGCFGVRLMLDPKFVAEAMSVIAANSDVPVSVKCRIGVDNHDSYNELCDFIYKVSSQSPTRHFIIHSRKALLNGISPADNRRIPPLKYEYYYALLRDFPDLRFTINGGINGINEVNAALKAGAHGVMVGRAAYNNTWNTLGHVDSAVYGAPQSNVTRRQVLEKYQVYADSVVRKYGDRPSVREVVKPLLSLFHSAPGNGLWKRKADAALLHCTTVKSFCEESLVVIPDFVLDSTVGAAPSGCVDTFAKLSNSLPPPYAAIQHEALRA; from the exons ATGAGACCCATCTGTGTTTTTTATTGGCAAGTTAGGGAGACTCAAACTTCAGGTTTTGTATTGGGTGAATGTGTCCTGAGCGAGTGGGCGCAGTCTTCtaaaacatgtgttgttttccCCAGCATGGTCAATAGAGCTCAATCCAAAAAGCTTGCTATTGGTGTGAG ATTTCCATTATTTAAAATTTGCAGCAGCTCCACAAAAGGAAGAAAACTATCAATATACAATCAGAAGCATCAACTAGATAGAAAACCTAGGATGGTTGGCACGCGGTATCTTCCCCCTCTGTTCAG TGTTGCACCGATGATGGAATGGACAGATACTCATTATAGGACTCTTGCCCGACTCATTACGAAACATGCATGGCTGTATACCGAAATGCTTGCTGCAGAAACAATTGTTTATCAGAAGGATAATTTG GACAGGTTTTTAGCGTATTCTCCGGAAGAACATCCTGTCGTGCTTCAAATTGGGGGAAATAATTTGGAAAATCTAGCAAAAGCAACTGAACTAGCAAATGCTTACGGCTATGATGAGATTAATTTTAA CTGTGGATGTCCTAGCCCGAAGGTAGCTGGACATGGATGTTTTGGTGTGCGTCTAATGCTTGATCCGAAG tttgTTGCTGAGGCTATGTCAGTGATTGCTGCCAACTCAGATGTTCCAGTCAGCGTTAAGTGCCGCATTGGTGTTGACAACCATGATTCATATAATGAGCTCT gTGATTTTATATATAAGGTTTCTTCGCAATCTCCAACTAGGCATTTCATTATACATTCACGAAAGGCATTGCTCAATGGCATTAGCCCAGCCGATAACCGAAGAATCCCTCCCCTGAA ATATGAGTACTATTATGCCCTCTTGCGTGACTTTCCGGACTTGAGGTTTACTATTAATGGAGGCATAAATGGTATCAATGAG GTGAACGCTGCCCTAAAGGCAGGCGCACACGGGGTTATGGTTGGACGTGCAGCCTACAACAA CACTTGGAACACTTTGGGACACGTTGATAGTGCTGTTTATGGGGCACCTCAATCCAATGTTACACGTCGTCAG GTCCTTGAAAAGTACCAAGTATATGCGGATTCTGTGGTACGGAAGTATGGAGACAGACCCTCTGTTCGGGAAGTGGTTAAG CCTCTGCTTAGTCTCTTCCATTCAGCACCTGGAAATGGCTTGTGGAAACGAAAAGCTGATGCTGCTTTACTGCATTGCACG ACAGTGAAGTCCTTTTGTGAGGAATCTCTTGTGGTGATTCCCGATTTTGTTTTGGATTCAACTGTTGGTGCGGCACCCTCTGGTTGTGTAGATACTTTCGCGAAATTAAGTAATTCGCTACCTCCTCCATATGCCGCAATACAACATGAAGCCTTGCGTGCTTAG
- the LOC131317812 gene encoding uncharacterized protein LOC131317812 isoform X2 — translation MMKSTGHTLFASLTPIHSFSLKHHRRFPLFKICSSSTKGRKLSIYNQKHQLDRKPRMVGTRYLPPLFSVAPMMEWTDTHYRTLARLITKHAWLYTEMLAAETIVYQKDNLDRFLAYSPEEHPVVLQIGGNNLENLAKATELANAYGYDEINFNCGCPSPKVAGHGCFGVRLMLDPKFVAEAMSVIAANSDVPVSVKCRIGVDNHDSYNELCDFIYKVSSQSPTRHFIIHSRKALLNGISPADNRRIPPLKYEYYYALLRDFPDLRFTINGGINGINEVNAALKAGAHGVMVGRAAYNNTWNTLGHVDSAVYGAPQSNVTRRQVLEKYQVYADSVVRKYGDRPSVREVVKPLLSLFHSAPGNGLWKRKADAALLHCTTVKSFCEESLVVIPDFVLDSTVGAAPSGCVDTFAKLSNSLPPPYAAIQHEALRA, via the exons ATGATGAAGTCTACCGGGCATACTTTGTTTGCTTCTTTGACTCCTATTCATTCGTTTTCCCTGAAACATCATCGCAGATTTCCATTATTTAAAATTTGCAGCAGCTCCACAAAAGGAAGAAAACTATCAATATACAATCAGAAGCATCAACTAGATAGAAAACCTAGGATGGTTGGCACGCGGTATCTTCCCCCTCTGTTCAG TGTTGCACCGATGATGGAATGGACAGATACTCATTATAGGACTCTTGCCCGACTCATTACGAAACATGCATGGCTGTATACCGAAATGCTTGCTGCAGAAACAATTGTTTATCAGAAGGATAATTTG GACAGGTTTTTAGCGTATTCTCCGGAAGAACATCCTGTCGTGCTTCAAATTGGGGGAAATAATTTGGAAAATCTAGCAAAAGCAACTGAACTAGCAAATGCTTACGGCTATGATGAGATTAATTTTAA CTGTGGATGTCCTAGCCCGAAGGTAGCTGGACATGGATGTTTTGGTGTGCGTCTAATGCTTGATCCGAAG tttgTTGCTGAGGCTATGTCAGTGATTGCTGCCAACTCAGATGTTCCAGTCAGCGTTAAGTGCCGCATTGGTGTTGACAACCATGATTCATATAATGAGCTCT gTGATTTTATATATAAGGTTTCTTCGCAATCTCCAACTAGGCATTTCATTATACATTCACGAAAGGCATTGCTCAATGGCATTAGCCCAGCCGATAACCGAAGAATCCCTCCCCTGAA ATATGAGTACTATTATGCCCTCTTGCGTGACTTTCCGGACTTGAGGTTTACTATTAATGGAGGCATAAATGGTATCAATGAG GTGAACGCTGCCCTAAAGGCAGGCGCACACGGGGTTATGGTTGGACGTGCAGCCTACAACAA CACTTGGAACACTTTGGGACACGTTGATAGTGCTGTTTATGGGGCACCTCAATCCAATGTTACACGTCGTCAG GTCCTTGAAAAGTACCAAGTATATGCGGATTCTGTGGTACGGAAGTATGGAGACAGACCCTCTGTTCGGGAAGTGGTTAAG CCTCTGCTTAGTCTCTTCCATTCAGCACCTGGAAATGGCTTGTGGAAACGAAAAGCTGATGCTGCTTTACTGCATTGCACG ACAGTGAAGTCCTTTTGTGAGGAATCTCTTGTGGTGATTCCCGATTTTGTTTTGGATTCAACTGTTGGTGCGGCACCCTCTGGTTGTGTAGATACTTTCGCGAAATTAAGTAATTCGCTACCTCCTCCATATGCCGCAATACAACATGAAGCCTTGCGTGCTTAG
- the LOC131317812 gene encoding uncharacterized protein LOC131317812 isoform X4, whose product MHGCIPKCLLQKQLFIRRIIWFLAYSPEEHPVVLQIGGNNLENLAKATELANAYGYDEINFNCGCPSPKVAGHGCFGVRLMLDPKFVAEAMSVIAANSDVPVSVKCRIGVDNHDSYNELCDFIYKVSSQSPTRHFIIHSRKALLNGISPADNRRIPPLKYEYYYALLRDFPDLRFTINGGINGINEVNAALKAGAHGVMVGRAAYNNTWNTLGHVDSAVYGAPQSNVTRRQVLEKYQVYADSVVRKYGDRPSVREVVKPLLSLFHSAPGNGLWKRKADAALLHCTTVKSFCEESLVVIPDFVLDSTVGAAPSGCVDTFAKLSNSLPPPYAAIQHEALRA is encoded by the exons ATGCATGGCTGTATACCGAAATGCTTGCTGCAGAAACAATTGTTTATCAGAAGGATAATTTG GTTTTTAGCGTATTCTCCGGAAGAACATCCTGTCGTGCTTCAAATTGGGGGAAATAATTTGGAAAATCTAGCAAAAGCAACTGAACTAGCAAATGCTTACGGCTATGATGAGATTAATTTTAA CTGTGGATGTCCTAGCCCGAAGGTAGCTGGACATGGATGTTTTGGTGTGCGTCTAATGCTTGATCCGAAG tttgTTGCTGAGGCTATGTCAGTGATTGCTGCCAACTCAGATGTTCCAGTCAGCGTTAAGTGCCGCATTGGTGTTGACAACCATGATTCATATAATGAGCTCT gTGATTTTATATATAAGGTTTCTTCGCAATCTCCAACTAGGCATTTCATTATACATTCACGAAAGGCATTGCTCAATGGCATTAGCCCAGCCGATAACCGAAGAATCCCTCCCCTGAA ATATGAGTACTATTATGCCCTCTTGCGTGACTTTCCGGACTTGAGGTTTACTATTAATGGAGGCATAAATGGTATCAATGAG GTGAACGCTGCCCTAAAGGCAGGCGCACACGGGGTTATGGTTGGACGTGCAGCCTACAACAA CACTTGGAACACTTTGGGACACGTTGATAGTGCTGTTTATGGGGCACCTCAATCCAATGTTACACGTCGTCAG GTCCTTGAAAAGTACCAAGTATATGCGGATTCTGTGGTACGGAAGTATGGAGACAGACCCTCTGTTCGGGAAGTGGTTAAG CCTCTGCTTAGTCTCTTCCATTCAGCACCTGGAAATGGCTTGTGGAAACGAAAAGCTGATGCTGCTTTACTGCATTGCACG ACAGTGAAGTCCTTTTGTGAGGAATCTCTTGTGGTGATTCCCGATTTTGTTTTGGATTCAACTGTTGGTGCGGCACCCTCTGGTTGTGTAGATACTTTCGCGAAATTAAGTAATTCGCTACCTCCTCCATATGCCGCAATACAACATGAAGCCTTGCGTGCTTAG